One part of the Caproiciproducens sp. CPB-2 genome encodes these proteins:
- a CDS encoding oxidoreductase — protein MKYPTMFTPMQIGNLTIKNRVVMGAVGHGQAAPECEFSKAAEDFYALRAKGGVGLILTGITEPDFEVDKFPNGGVAGYVNPNYNPKVFVEHCSEMTERVHSHGAKIFIQITAGFGRALHNNSCSSENTLWGDPTKQAHGLTKDEIKRKIELVASAAVVAQNAGFDGVDLSALHEGCLMEEFATPFFNRRTDEYGGSFENRMRFTRELVEAIKNACGKDFPISIRMAAKNYLKGFNCPSLDGGEEVGRTLEDSIEIARYLEKIGVDALLIDAGCFDSMYHLYQPMYVEKGSNFVYSEAIKKAVSIPVICTGRLDEPHIIEDGLAKGRADGVSISRGLLADADFVNKAMLGQDEKIRPCLGCDVGCLHRVFTGRRYCCAVNPQAMRETTYSLTAALQPKKILIVGGGVAGMEAARAVKLRGHAPTLWEKSDRLGGHLIPGGVPHFKEDERRLIHWYEQELVSLKVPVEKNKTATEENILAFGAEIVIVATGSEAVIPRSLKGAERAITSTDALLQKKPVGQNVVIVGGGLVGSELALHLQEQGKTVTIVEMMPEILSSGKTVPLMNKMMLFDLIQASPIAVKTSSRLLSIEDGGAIVESDGNQECLAADTVIMAAGFRPEDTLYRQLAGKTEVYQIGDCRSVENIKNAIWDAYELARLL, from the coding sequence ATGAAGTATCCAACAATGTTTACTCCGATGCAGATCGGAAACCTTACGATTAAAAATCGTGTGGTAATGGGAGCCGTGGGCCACGGGCAGGCAGCGCCGGAGTGCGAATTTTCAAAAGCCGCCGAGGATTTTTACGCTCTGCGCGCAAAAGGCGGAGTCGGGTTGATTCTGACGGGAATCACGGAACCGGACTTCGAAGTGGACAAATTTCCGAACGGCGGGGTCGCCGGGTATGTAAATCCGAATTACAATCCGAAGGTTTTCGTGGAGCACTGCAGTGAGATGACGGAACGAGTACACAGTCACGGCGCCAAAATCTTTATCCAAATTACCGCGGGATTTGGGAGGGCGCTCCATAATAACAGCTGCTCTTCGGAAAACACACTTTGGGGAGATCCCACAAAACAGGCGCACGGTCTGACAAAAGACGAAATCAAGCGAAAAATAGAGTTGGTTGCTTCCGCGGCTGTGGTTGCGCAGAACGCCGGTTTCGACGGAGTGGATCTTTCCGCACTGCATGAAGGATGTCTGATGGAAGAATTCGCGACTCCTTTTTTCAACAGAAGGACGGATGAATACGGCGGAAGCTTCGAAAACCGGATGCGGTTCACACGGGAACTTGTGGAAGCCATTAAAAATGCCTGTGGCAAGGATTTTCCCATCAGTATTCGCATGGCGGCTAAAAATTATCTGAAGGGATTCAACTGTCCCTCTTTGGACGGCGGGGAAGAAGTTGGCAGAACCTTAGAGGACAGCATCGAAATCGCACGCTATCTGGAGAAAATCGGCGTCGATGCTTTGCTCATTGATGCGGGATGCTTCGATTCCATGTACCATCTGTACCAGCCGATGTATGTGGAAAAAGGAAGCAATTTTGTATACTCGGAAGCCATCAAAAAAGCGGTGAGCATTCCGGTGATCTGCACCGGGCGTTTGGACGAGCCTCATATTATTGAGGACGGTCTTGCAAAAGGGCGCGCTGACGGAGTCAGCATTTCGCGCGGCCTTCTGGCGGATGCTGATTTTGTAAACAAGGCCATGCTCGGGCAGGATGAAAAAATCCGCCCGTGCCTCGGCTGCGACGTCGGCTGCCTCCACCGTGTGTTTACCGGCCGCAGATATTGCTGCGCCGTAAACCCGCAGGCCATGCGTGAAACGACTTATAGCTTAACGGCTGCGTTGCAGCCGAAAAAAATACTGATTGTCGGCGGCGGAGTGGCTGGTATGGAAGCGGCCCGCGCGGTAAAGTTGAGGGGGCATGCGCCCACTCTTTGGGAAAAAAGCGACCGTTTGGGCGGACATCTGATTCCGGGAGGCGTTCCCCACTTTAAAGAAGACGAAAGACGTCTGATCCACTGGTACGAGCAGGAGTTGGTATCGCTGAAAGTACCGGTTGAAAAAAACAAAACAGCCACGGAAGAAAATATTCTTGCCTTCGGTGCGGAAATCGTCATTGTGGCAACCGGTTCGGAAGCGGTTATCCCCAGAAGCCTGAAAGGCGCCGAAAGGGCGATTACCAGCACGGACGCTCTGCTGCAGAAGAAGCCTGTGGGGCAAAATGTGGTAATTGTCGGCGGCGGACTCGTGGGCAGCGAATTGGCGCTGCATCTGCAGGAGCAGGGCAAAACGGTAACCATTGTTGAAATGATGCCGGAAATCCTCAGCAGCGGGAAAACCGTGCCGTTGATGAATAAAATGATGCTCTTCGACCTGATTCAGGCCAGCCCGATCGCTGTAAAGACAAGCAGCAGGTTGTTGTCAATCGAGGACGGCGGAGCAATCGTAGAAAGCGACGGAAACCAGGAATGCCTTGCGGCGGATACGGTCATCATGGCCGCGGGTTTCCGCCCGGAGGATACTTTGTATCGCCAGCTAGCCGGTAAAACTGAGGTTTACCAGATCGGTGATTGCCGCTCTGTGGAAAATATCAAAAACGCCATTTGGGATGCCTATGAGTTAGCGCGTCTGCTTTAA
- a CDS encoding PTS fructose transporter subunit IIC, with protein sequence MKKIIAITSCPTGIAHTYMAAESLEKKAKELGYEIKVETQGASGVKNALTAQDVAEADAIILAVDKGIDESRFAERKVLKIPVAKAIKDAQTAIEDALADNGTVLVKGSKNSSGESAAETDTGIRSLYKHIMSGVSYMLPVVVAGGIILALSFAFGIYAFKEEGSFAWALYQIGGAGLGIMVPVLSAYIAYSIADKGGFAAGLIGGILANNIGAGFLGGLLSGLMAGYVALLISKYVKVPKTFAGIKDILILPIFSTLITGLLMLYLVGTPIKGLSGVITQFLTNMSGVSAVLLGIIFGLLYFDLGGPFSKVLYAFAIGVLANGVYEPMAAVMVCGMVPPIGIAIATFLRPKLWDVHQREAGKAAVFLGLSYITEGAIPFAAEKPLMVLPSCMLGSAVGAIVSMLLHVGVKAPHGGIFLLFIPNVVTNVLGFLIALLAGSLVTALMLTFLKSRSTAKQR encoded by the coding sequence ATGAAAAAAATCATAGCAATTACATCTTGCCCGACAGGAATCGCCCACACGTATATGGCGGCCGAGTCGTTGGAGAAAAAAGCAAAGGAGCTAGGGTACGAAATAAAAGTGGAGACGCAGGGCGCTTCCGGAGTAAAAAACGCGCTGACGGCACAGGATGTTGCGGAAGCGGACGCGATTATTCTTGCCGTTGACAAAGGAATTGATGAATCCCGCTTTGCAGAAAGAAAAGTGTTAAAAATCCCGGTGGCAAAAGCAATTAAGGACGCGCAAACTGCTATTGAGGACGCACTGGCAGACAATGGAACGGTCCTGGTAAAAGGATCAAAGAATTCCTCCGGCGAGAGTGCGGCAGAAACAGACACAGGAATACGCAGCCTCTACAAACATATCATGAGCGGTGTTTCCTACATGCTGCCGGTGGTTGTCGCTGGCGGAATTATTCTTGCTTTATCCTTTGCGTTCGGTATTTATGCGTTTAAGGAAGAGGGGTCTTTCGCTTGGGCGCTATATCAAATCGGCGGCGCGGGTCTTGGTATTATGGTTCCGGTGCTGTCGGCCTATATCGCCTATTCCATTGCGGACAAAGGCGGTTTCGCCGCAGGTTTAATCGGCGGTATTCTGGCGAACAACATCGGTGCCGGATTCCTTGGCGGCCTGCTTTCCGGTCTGATGGCCGGTTATGTTGCTCTGCTGATCAGCAAATACGTGAAAGTGCCAAAAACCTTTGCGGGAATTAAGGACATCCTGATTTTGCCGATTTTCTCCACCCTGATTACCGGCTTACTGATGCTCTATCTGGTCGGCACACCTATCAAGGGGCTTTCCGGAGTAATCACACAGTTTTTAACAAATATGAGCGGTGTAAGCGCGGTGCTTCTCGGTATTATCTTCGGCCTGTTATACTTTGATTTGGGCGGACCGTTCTCAAAGGTTCTGTACGCGTTTGCAATCGGCGTCCTGGCCAACGGAGTTTACGAGCCGATGGCAGCCGTTATGGTGTGCGGAATGGTTCCGCCGATCGGCATTGCGATTGCGACCTTCCTGCGTCCGAAGCTTTGGGACGTTCATCAGCGCGAGGCGGGAAAAGCGGCTGTGTTTCTCGGACTGAGCTATATTACCGAGGGCGCGATTCCGTTCGCCGCTGAAAAGCCGCTAATGGTTCTACCCTCCTGTATGCTGGGCTCTGCGGTCGGCGCAATCGTTTCCATGCTTCTGCACGTAGGTGTAAAAGCGCCGCACGGAGGAATTTTCCTTCTGTTCATCCCCAACGTAGTCACGAATGTACTCGGATTTCTGATTGCTCTGTTGGCGGGCTCCCTTGTAACGGCGCTTATGCTGACATTTCTGAAAAGCAGGAGTACCGCAAAACAAAGATAA
- the pfkB gene encoding 1-phosphofructokinase, producing the protein MIYTVTFNPSLDYIVEVDSFQAGKVNRTVSEKIFPGGKGINVSIVLKNLGIESVALGFIAGFTGDQIEQRVKEHGCKTDFIRIQDGMSRINVKLKSEEESEINGRGPQIGAQTLQVLYDKLNLLENGDILVLAGSISNTIPENIYEIICGRMAEKNVRVVVDATRNLLLNVLKFHPFLIKPNHHELGELFNRKLEDKDDIVFYAKELQKIGARNVLVSMAGNGAVFVGENGKTFRNPAPKGVVVNSVGAGDSMVAGFLAGYLHDGNYEEAFRLGLAAGSASAFSAELATEEKIHELLKLI; encoded by the coding sequence ATGATTTACACCGTAACTTTTAATCCCTCCCTTGACTACATCGTAGAAGTAGATTCTTTTCAAGCCGGCAAGGTAAACCGTACCGTTTCAGAAAAAATTTTTCCCGGCGGGAAAGGGATTAATGTTTCCATTGTACTCAAAAATCTGGGAATTGAAAGTGTTGCTTTGGGGTTTATTGCAGGCTTTACCGGGGACCAGATTGAACAAAGGGTGAAGGAGCATGGCTGCAAAACTGATTTCATCCGAATCCAAGACGGCATGTCCAGAATCAACGTAAAACTAAAATCGGAGGAAGAAAGCGAAATAAATGGCCGGGGCCCGCAGATTGGCGCGCAGACGCTGCAGGTACTGTATGACAAACTTAATTTGCTGGAAAACGGGGACATTCTGGTCTTGGCGGGAAGCATCTCAAACACGATTCCGGAAAATATTTATGAAATCATCTGCGGCCGCATGGCGGAGAAAAATGTCAGGGTGGTTGTGGATGCGACGCGTAACTTGCTTTTGAATGTGCTGAAATTCCACCCGTTTTTAATTAAACCAAACCACCACGAACTGGGCGAACTCTTTAACAGGAAGCTGGAGGACAAAGACGATATCGTTTTTTATGCCAAAGAGCTTCAAAAAATCGGCGCACGAAACGTGTTGGTTTCCATGGCGGGAAACGGCGCTGTTTTTGTGGGGGAGAACGGCAAGACATTCAGAAACCCGGCACCGAAAGGCGTAGTCGTCAATTCTGTAGGAGCGGGTGACTCCATGGTTGCAGGATTTCTGGCCGGATATCTTCATGACGGAAATTATGAAGAAGCGTTCCGACTGGGCTTGGCTGCCGGAAGCGCCAGTGCATTCAGTGCGGAGTTGGCGACAGAAGAGAAAATCCATGAATTGCTAAAACTAATATAA
- a CDS encoding pyruvate formate lyase family protein — MNDKSVAETVEISKKIECEKPLEEQIQIMEEYTECHRVHSECSVSRREVECLKVLYPRLFRHIEDQDLVVGRLDALPIGFGCVTSVGGVGHYCVFSKLAKLRQKAAGTPELVERLNALEAYWDNHDTRSIFFNDSLTETTMGKFVDAKYPAILTARLSGMYLDYPKLIDLGIPGLEALITGCLEKEQEADKVDFYKNLLECLQLLKTTILYHVNLCKKQLMQTAGTTRKKQLENIMEALGNILKRKPETLLEGIELSWLYSLLSSVVNYGRMDDYLGELLVHDLQAGLYDERQALAYIKSFFKLIEARRSNVNGRVVIGGKGRRNPETADVFCKIAIQAVMANKDIEPQFTLRIYSGMNPEIYELALQAIATGCTYPVLYNDDVNIPSVERALRVSHETALQYVPFGCGEIVISGQSVGTPNACINLLKILNISLNGGIDPWDGKDKSGGLALETPDRMKTFDDVRSQYERLLEYYIVQTAGAHRHSYEVMKSQVSFLFTSMLVDDCIARGRAVLNGGARYLGGTNETYGNINASDSLTAIKYWVYDKKKYTLSRVVEAMNDNFEHDPELRRDLVNAPKYGNDDPYADDIAVALHQFTCGKIEEQAKAFGFYSYNAVVINNQVNTEWGRATSASADGRLKGVYMNNGNNPQGGADKNGPTAMLNSLVRLKTDIHAGSVQNMKFNRYMCQTQGEKVKALLRTYFKNGGGQIMISVVSRGELEDAYQNPEKYPNLLVRVGGFSARFVELEKDVQREVISRTLN; from the coding sequence ATGAATGATAAAAGTGTAGCGGAAACAGTTGAAATCAGTAAAAAAATAGAATGTGAAAAACCGCTGGAAGAACAGATTCAGATTATGGAGGAATATACAGAGTGTCATCGGGTGCATAGCGAATGTTCCGTTTCCAGAAGAGAAGTGGAATGTCTGAAAGTATTATATCCGCGACTGTTTCGCCACATTGAGGATCAGGATCTGGTGGTCGGCAGGCTGGACGCGCTGCCCATTGGTTTTGGGTGCGTCACGTCTGTCGGCGGGGTAGGGCATTATTGCGTGTTCAGTAAGCTGGCGAAGTTAAGGCAGAAAGCAGCCGGCACCCCCGAATTGGTTGAAAGACTGAACGCTCTGGAAGCATATTGGGACAATCACGATACAAGGAGCATTTTTTTCAACGATTCCCTGACGGAAACCACAATGGGAAAGTTCGTTGACGCAAAGTACCCGGCTATCTTGACGGCCCGTCTGAGCGGGATGTATCTGGATTATCCGAAGCTGATCGATCTCGGTATTCCCGGCTTGGAAGCATTGATCACCGGTTGCCTAGAAAAAGAGCAAGAGGCGGACAAGGTCGATTTTTACAAAAATCTTCTGGAGTGTCTGCAGTTGCTTAAAACCACCATTCTCTATCATGTGAATTTGTGCAAAAAGCAACTGATGCAAACGGCCGGCACAACGCGGAAAAAGCAATTGGAAAATATTATGGAAGCGCTCGGAAACATTTTGAAAAGAAAACCGGAAACGCTTTTGGAAGGGATTGAACTGAGTTGGCTATACAGTCTGCTTTCCAGTGTGGTCAATTACGGAAGAATGGATGACTATCTCGGAGAACTGTTGGTCCACGACCTGCAGGCAGGCCTCTATGACGAGCGGCAGGCTCTCGCTTATATTAAGTCCTTCTTCAAGCTGATTGAGGCGCGTCGCTCCAACGTAAACGGGCGCGTGGTAATCGGCGGTAAAGGACGTCGCAATCCCGAAACAGCCGATGTTTTCTGCAAAATTGCGATTCAGGCCGTCATGGCAAATAAGGACATTGAACCGCAGTTTACGCTCAGGATCTATTCCGGGATGAATCCTGAAATCTATGAGCTCGCACTGCAGGCGATCGCGACCGGATGCACCTATCCTGTACTCTATAACGACGACGTAAATATTCCTTCGGTCGAGCGCGCTTTACGTGTCAGTCATGAGACTGCCTTGCAGTATGTTCCGTTCGGGTGCGGGGAGATCGTCATTTCCGGGCAGAGCGTCGGAACCCCAAACGCCTGTATCAACCTTTTAAAAATCCTGAATATTTCTCTGAACGGTGGAATTGATCCGTGGGACGGCAAGGATAAAAGCGGAGGGCTGGCGCTGGAGACGCCGGATCGGATGAAGACCTTTGACGATGTTCGCTCACAGTACGAAAGGCTTTTGGAGTATTACATTGTCCAGACCGCCGGGGCTCACCGGCATTCCTACGAAGTGATGAAGTCACAGGTGAGCTTTTTGTTCACTTCCATGCTGGTGGACGACTGCATTGCGAGGGGAAGGGCCGTTTTGAACGGAGGCGCACGATATCTGGGCGGCACGAATGAAACGTACGGAAACATCAACGCGAGCGATTCTCTCACCGCGATTAAATACTGGGTGTACGACAAAAAGAAATACACGCTCAGCAGAGTGGTTGAGGCCATGAATGATAATTTCGAACATGATCCGGAGCTGCGCAGAGATCTTGTGAACGCTCCCAAGTACGGCAATGACGACCCGTACGCGGACGATATTGCGGTCGCCCTGCACCAGTTTACCTGTGGAAAAATTGAAGAGCAGGCGAAAGCGTTTGGCTTCTACTCCTATAACGCGGTGGTTATCAACAACCAGGTCAATACGGAGTGGGGACGCGCCACGTCGGCTTCGGCGGACGGCCGCCTGAAGGGCGTCTATATGAACAACGGCAACAATCCGCAGGGCGGAGCGGACAAAAACGGGCCAACGGCGATGCTGAACAGCCTTGTGAGGCTCAAAACCGATATTCATGCGGGTTCCGTACAGAACATGAAATTTAACCGTTACATGTGCCAAACGCAGGGAGAGAAGGTCAAAGCGCTGCTGCGTACTTACTTTAAAAACGGCGGGGGCCAGATCATGATTTCTGTCGTTAGTCGCGGGGAACTGGAAGACGCGTATCAGAATCCTGAAAAATATCCGAATCTCCTTGTCAGGGTAGGAGGATTCAGCGCCAGATTTGTGGAGCTGGAGAAAGATGTTCAGCGTGAAGTTATATCCCGAACTCTGAATTAG
- a CDS encoding TIGR04076 family protein, with translation MKRVKITVLETNYNEKLVSEYAVKGLTRCPVHQVGQVFYADYRKPEGLCDEAWKVMQHYAFALSNGMDGKFFDGVDPWIRHDNVAILNCTDGMRPVVFKLERTDEDVTEQCGD, from the coding sequence ATGAAACGTGTTAAAATTACTGTTTTAGAAACAAATTATAATGAAAAACTGGTTAGCGAATATGCTGTGAAAGGACTTACCCGTTGCCCGGTACATCAGGTCGGGCAGGTTTTCTATGCTGACTATCGCAAGCCAGAGGGCCTTTGCGACGAAGCGTGGAAGGTGATGCAGCACTACGCCTTTGCGCTGTCTAACGGAATGGACGGGAAATTCTTCGACGGTGTTGATCCGTGGATTCGGCACGACAATGTGGCAATTCTGAATTGCACCGACGGGATGCGTCCTGTGGTTTTCAAACTGGAACGCACCGATGAGGATGTGACAGAACAGTGTGGCGATTGA
- a CDS encoding glycyl-radical enzyme activating protein — protein MGIIFDIQRFCLNDGPGIRTTVFLKGCPLACRWCHNPESNAFCRQLAYDPSKCVLCGKCQEACPCSVHRIENGVHHVDFSRCTACEKCVRVCPQQALSIYGKETSVEQIVETVLKDRKYYEESGGGVTISGGEPMAQPAFSLALAKACKREGLHVCMETSGFGKRQDYSEIRPYIDLFLYDCKATGDSLHRKLTGVSNRIILENMYNLLDEGAQLILRCPIIPGYNLSEEHLQAIAKLSRLKNIVRTEILPYHNMGTGKAKKIGSGLYVEQVQIPQQEQVDEWIKKIRAHGGLSIQRG, from the coding sequence GTGGGAATAATTTTTGACATCCAGCGATTTTGCCTGAATGACGGCCCCGGAATCCGTACGACCGTATTTCTGAAGGGATGCCCTCTGGCGTGCAGATGGTGTCATAATCCGGAATCGAATGCTTTTTGCAGGCAGCTTGCCTACGATCCGTCAAAATGCGTTTTGTGCGGAAAATGTCAGGAGGCCTGTCCATGCTCCGTGCATCGGATTGAAAACGGCGTTCACCATGTGGATTTCAGTAGATGTACGGCGTGCGAGAAATGTGTACGGGTGTGTCCGCAGCAGGCGTTGAGCATTTACGGAAAAGAAACGTCGGTAGAGCAAATTGTTGAAACCGTCTTAAAAGACAGGAAATACTACGAGGAATCCGGCGGCGGCGTGACCATCAGCGGGGGTGAACCTATGGCGCAACCCGCGTTTTCCCTGGCTCTGGCAAAGGCTTGTAAACGGGAAGGCCTGCACGTTTGCATGGAAACAAGCGGCTTCGGGAAAAGGCAGGATTATTCGGAGATACGACCGTATATCGATCTGTTTCTGTATGACTGCAAAGCGACGGGCGACAGCCTGCACAGAAAACTGACCGGCGTAAGCAACCGGATTATTTTGGAAAACATGTACAACCTGTTGGATGAGGGCGCTCAGCTGATTTTGAGATGCCCCATAATTCCGGGATACAACCTGAGTGAGGAGCACCTTCAGGCCATTGCGAAGCTCAGCCGGTTGAAGAATATTGTCAGAACGGAGATTCTCCCTTACCACAACATGGGGACGGGAAAGGCGAAAAAAATAGGCTCCGGGTTGTATGTGGAACAGGTACAGATTCCACAGCAGGAGCAGGTGGATGAATGGATCAAAAAAATCAGGGCGCATGGCGGCCTTTCCATCCAGAGGGGGTAA
- a CDS encoding DUF4491 family protein, with protein MHRQISQVKIWRWNRGRILRRIGFCSFLLIGLFHPIVVKAEYYFTKRVFPVFLIVGIACLAAAFFIRNQLASALFGVSKTF; from the coding sequence ATGCACCGGCAAATATCACAAGTAAAAATTTGGAGATGGAACAGAGGGCGCATTTTGCGGAGAATCGGTTTTTGTTCTTTTTTACTGATCGGACTGTTTCATCCCATTGTGGTGAAAGCGGAATACTATTTTACCAAGCGCGTTTTCCCGGTGTTTCTTATCGTTGGCATCGCTTGTCTGGCCGCGGCCTTTTTCATTCGGAATCAGCTTGCCTCCGCACTGTTTGGAGTGTCAAAAACTTTTTGA
- a CDS encoding PTS sugar transporter subunit IIA has translation MRITDLLSEPGINLNASPHSKADAIDELVELMDATGKLKNKAKYKKCVLKREKEGTTGIGEGVAIPHAKTKVVTNAGLSAMVAKEGVEYESLDGSPAKLLFMIAAPDTSENIHLDVLARLSVLLMDDDFRRNLIEAKSKSEFLSLIDKAETARFGEEQI, from the coding sequence ATGCGAATTACCGATTTGTTAAGTGAACCCGGCATTAACCTGAACGCAAGCCCGCACTCAAAAGCGGATGCAATTGACGAGCTGGTGGAGTTGATGGATGCTACAGGCAAACTGAAAAACAAAGCAAAATACAAAAAATGTGTGCTGAAACGGGAAAAGGAAGGAACGACCGGGATTGGCGAAGGCGTAGCCATTCCGCATGCCAAGACAAAAGTCGTTACGAATGCGGGGCTGAGTGCCATGGTGGCTAAAGAGGGTGTTGAGTATGAATCGCTGGACGGCTCCCCCGCGAAACTGCTGTTTATGATTGCAGCTCCGGATACAAGCGAGAATATTCATCTGGATGTTCTGGCCCGGCTGTCCGTCCTTTTAATGGATGATGATTTTCGCCGAAACTTGATTGAGGCGAAAAGCAAATCGGAGTTTCTTTCTCTAATCGACAAGGCGGAAACAGCAAGATTCGGCGAAGAGCAAATTTAG
- a CDS encoding DeoR/GlpR family DNA-binding transcription regulator, producing the protein MFEEERRISILNKINIDHRITTDELAEKYSVSQSTIRRDLASLEKSGLLKRTHGGAILAEPLSHEYDYNAKRDINRQQKFSIAKHAASLVKNGSTIALGTSTLTHLMAQELTASGLTIVTNSIDVVNVLVQRPDYNLVILGGNYIHSARTIEGMMAIDQIQQIHFDQAFLGANGIDYNFGLSTTSAIEANSKKAFCQNSKQIFFLCDHPKFGRISSYKIIDMDKASCIITDREVDASLLALYRKKCNITVCD; encoded by the coding sequence ATGTTTGAAGAAGAAAGAAGAATCTCAATTCTAAATAAAATCAACATTGACCACCGTATTACCACGGATGAGTTGGCGGAAAAATATAGCGTCTCTCAGTCCACGATCCGAAGGGATCTTGCTTCTCTTGAAAAGTCAGGGCTACTGAAACGGACGCACGGCGGGGCGATTCTGGCAGAGCCGCTTTCTCACGAATATGATTATAACGCCAAGCGCGACATTAACCGTCAGCAAAAATTCTCAATTGCCAAACACGCCGCCTCATTGGTGAAAAACGGCAGCACCATTGCTTTAGGCACCAGTACACTGACCCATCTGATGGCTCAGGAGCTGACTGCGTCAGGGCTGACGATCGTTACGAATTCCATAGACGTCGTTAATGTTCTGGTCCAGCGGCCGGACTATAACCTCGTTATCCTTGGGGGTAATTACATTCACAGCGCCCGGACGATTGAAGGAATGATGGCAATCGATCAAATTCAGCAGATTCATTTCGATCAGGCATTTTTAGGCGCGAACGGCATTGATTACAATTTTGGGCTTTCCACGACCAGCGCCATTGAAGCCAACAGTAAAAAAGCCTTCTGCCAGAACAGTAAACAGATTTTTTTCCTGTGCGATCACCCGAAATTCGGTCGAATCTCCTCTTACAAGATTATCGACATGGATAAAGCTTCGTGTATCATTACCGATCGGGAAGTGGATGCCAGTTTGTTGGCACTTTACAGGAAAAAGTGTAATATTACCGTCTGTGACTAG
- the pdxR gene encoding MocR-like pyridoxine biosynthesis transcription factor PdxR — protein MFHLDQKLKEPLYQQLYSMFVKQITLGQFSPGEQLPSTRSLAKDLCISVNTVKTAYFQLALEGYVKSAPGSGYYVMDIPSERLPFTAAEPVPAARIPRDSPRFYQYDLQYGNLPQGTFPSEVWLRYARDILYSQESEQLNQYGDPQGDIELRGEIAHYLRKTRGVNCLPEQVVMTCGAQYSVGIIAHLLENGSIAFEDPGYDVTRREFLNHRLVVHPVPVHEDGIDIETLKESGAELVYITPSHQFPLGSVLPIAKRIQILSWAEQQDAYILEDDYDCELRYHLQPVPALQGVSDGSRVIYMGTFSKLLSPSLRMSYLVLPPALLERYRTVFRDTFCQCSWLQQRVLAHYMEDGHWDRQIRRMVTGNCKKHDLLLAGLKQILPPSVQIYGMNAGTHFVLEIPKPGNANLFIEKAAACGVRVYPALEYWMDKKAVPPSMLLLGYTGLTAEDIPNVLLLLAQAWNTPQPCP, from the coding sequence ATGTTTCATCTTGATCAGAAGTTAAAAGAGCCGCTTTATCAACAGCTCTATTCCATGTTTGTTAAGCAGATCACTTTGGGGCAATTCTCTCCGGGAGAACAATTGCCTTCTACCAGAAGTCTTGCCAAAGACCTGTGTATTTCCGTGAATACCGTAAAAACAGCATATTTTCAGCTGGCCCTGGAAGGGTATGTGAAATCCGCCCCCGGCTCCGGCTATTACGTCATGGACATTCCGTCGGAGCGTCTGCCGTTCACCGCGGCCGAACCGGTTCCGGCGGCACGGATTCCACGGGACTCCCCGCGCTTTTACCAATACGATCTTCAGTACGGCAATTTACCCCAAGGCACCTTTCCCAGCGAAGTCTGGCTGCGCTATGCCAGGGACATTCTTTATTCGCAGGAATCCGAACAGCTCAATCAATACGGAGATCCGCAGGGCGACATTGAGCTTCGCGGCGAAATTGCTCATTATCTGCGCAAAACCCGCGGAGTGAACTGCCTGCCAGAGCAAGTGGTGATGACCTGCGGCGCACAGTATTCGGTCGGGATTATCGCGCATCTGCTTGAAAATGGCAGCATTGCCTTTGAAGACCCCGGCTACGATGTTACACGCAGAGAGTTCTTAAATCATCGCCTTGTCGTGCATCCCGTCCCGGTTCATGAAGACGGTATCGATATCGAGACGCTGAAAGAGAGCGGCGCGGAGCTGGTGTACATTACGCCCTCCCACCAGTTTCCACTGGGCTCCGTCCTTCCCATAGCGAAACGGATTCAGATTCTCTCGTGGGCGGAACAACAGGACGCCTACATTCTAGAGGACGACTATGACTGCGAGCTGCGTTATCATCTGCAGCCCGTTCCCGCTTTACAGGGAGTCAGCGACGGCAGCCGGGTGATCTATATGGGTACTTTCTCAAAGCTTCTTTCCCCATCCCTGAGAATGAGCTACCTTGTTCTGCCTCCCGCTCTGCTGGAACGTTACCGCACGGTATTCCGGGATACCTTCTGCCAATGCTCCTGGCTGCAGCAACGAGTGTTGGCGCATTATATGGAAGACGGACATTGGGATCGGCAAATCCGCCGTATGGTGACAGGAAACTGTAAAAAACACGACTTGCTTTTAGCGGGCTTAAAGCAGATATTGCCGCCTTCCGTGCAAATTTACGGAATGAACGCGGGAACCCATTTTGTGCTGGAAATACCGAAGCCGGGGAATGCAAACCTGTTTATAGAAAAAGCCGCCGCGTGCGGTGTAAGAGTGTATCCCGCTCTGGAATACTGGATGGACAAGAAAGCAGTTCCCCCCAGCATGCTTCTTCTGGGATACACCGGCTTGACCGCCGAAGATATTCCGAACGTGCTTCTTCTGCTTGCGCAGGCATGGAACACGCCGCAACCGTGTCCATGA